TGAGTAAGATCCGTTATTTCCAATAAGCGTTTAAACCTTTGCCCCCGTACATCCTTTGAAACGCCATGTAAGTCGGCATATAAATCTAAATTCTCTTGTACGCTTAAGTCTTCATATAGTCCAAAACGTTGTGGCATATAGCTAATACGGTCTTGTACAGCTTGCGGATTTTTACTTACTTCAATTCCAAGTACATTTAATGAACCAGAAGTCGCTTTATATAATCCTGCAATTAATCTTAATAAAGTTGTTTTTCCCGAGCCATCCGGACCTACCAAAGCGGTAAGTTCTCCGTTGTTAATTTGCATATTCAAATCAACAATTGCCGTAATTTCTGCTGTCTTTTTACTCTCAGCCTTAAAAGTCATGAACAAATTTTGAGCTTGAACCACTACTGTTCCATCAGTCATGAGCTTTTTCACCTGAAGCAAGTGGCACTTTTACAGACACAGGTTGGCCCATGTTCAATTGATCACTCGGATCATTTACATACACTCGAACCTCATAAACCAGTGTTGTCCTAATCTCTTCGGTCTGTACTGTTTTAGGGGTGAACTCTGCCACTGAAGATATATAACCAATTTTTCCATTAATGGGCTGATTAGAATCAGAATCACGAATAACTTGGGCCGTGCCACCCATCTTGATAGAACTTAAATCTTGTTCATTTACATACACACGAATCCATTTGGGATCGGTCAAAGCCAATGTATAAACGGCCTTTTGCGCAGTTGTCATATCCCCAACTTCTTGTAACCGAGCTCTTACCACTGCATTTACAGGAGACTTTAGTTCAGCTTGAGTAAGGTTATAGTTAATTAAATCTAAATTAGCTTTGGTTACTTCATACTGTGCTTTGGTCGCTTCACGATCTTCTTGTCTAGCACCTTTAATGATCAATTCTAAATTAGCTTGTCTTTCACGGACTGCTGCCTCGGCACTATCTTTATTACTTTTGGCATAGTCGAGCTCCTGTTGGCTAATTGCCCGACCATCAGTACTACTTACCAAAATTTGTAAGCGTTGCAGGTTTTTATTGGTTTTATCAAGCTCAGCTTGGGCAGATGCAAGTTGTGCTTTTGCTTGAGTGATTTCTTCTGGGCGAGCACCCACATCTTGTTTAACAATTGCCTCTTGTTGAGCTTTAAGTTGTGCTTGAGCTTGCTTTGCCTGAATGTGTAGTGCATTGGTATTCAG
This genomic stretch from Acinetobacter oleivorans DR1 harbors:
- a CDS encoding HlyD family efflux transporter periplasmic adaptor subunit is translated as MNKKLIVVVLVVIAVVIIGFWAWKYNNKNQKDNVLTLYGNVDIRQVSLAFEQSGRIEKLLVQEGDKVKAGQVLATLNTNALHIQAKQAQAQLKAQQEAIVKQDVGARPEEITQAKAQLASAQAELDKTNKNLQRLQILVSSTDGRAISQQELDYAKSNKDSAEAAVRERQANLELIIKGARQEDREATKAQYEVTKANLDLINYNLTQAELKSPVNAVVRARLQEVGDMTTAQKAVYTLALTDPKWIRVYVNEQDLSSIKMGGTAQVIRDSDSNQPINGKIGYISSVAEFTPKTVQTEEIRTTLVYEVRVYVNDPSDQLNMGQPVSVKVPLASGEKAHD